Part of the Mauremys mutica isolate MM-2020 ecotype Southern chromosome 1, ASM2049712v1, whole genome shotgun sequence genome is shown below.
ATAAgccatcccattgaaatcaatgggactacttggaAAGTAAACTACTACTCAATGGGCCAGAGAGTAAGCCCCTTCCTGGTgctggtgagcagttactcaccTGATACActtactcacactgaatagtaTCATGCTGAAAGTAGTCCCATTCAATGGGCCTACCTgaggagtaaggtgctactcattGTGGATAAAGGCATCACAATCTAGCTCACTGAGAGTAAGGGGTTCACCATTTAGCCCAGTGAGAGTAAGGGTAACCCAATCTGGCCTCAAGTACTGAGCCACCTGATTGAAAGGACTGTCATCAATATAGTAAGGGTACAAACCCACGGTAGCTCAGAAGATGCAGTTAAATGTAACCTCCCTAGGGACTTTAGAACAGACATGTCTTTATTTCCACCTTTTAAACTAATGATAAAAATGTGTCCTTCAAAAATCGCACAGTGGTTCCTAGATTAAAATATGACAGATGTAAAACAAAACTGTAAGAAGTTACAAATCAGGCTACTAAATTCTAAGCAATCTCTATAATAAAAAAGTATACACCATAAGGTACAAAAAACTGCACGTGAGCAGCTCTGATTCCTAGGGCTCTCAGTCTGAGTGGCTTTCTCAAGTCTTCCAGTATGTCAGACATGAGCAGTTTGAGACTGATCAGAAGACTTCAAAGAATTCTACCTAGAAGTTAAACACACATCTGTCACGTTATCCTTGCACGTCTAACAACAATTAGTAGAGCAAAGCATTTTCTTAAATAAAGTTAGGGAAAAGTTTAACAGATCTATGAATTAGTGTAGAaaactgatttgtttttattattttttccttttcttctttggCAAATAAATGGCAAatgcaaaacagaaacaaaaaaataaGTCCAGTAGCAAGTTGTGCTAGTAATCAGTCAAGTAATGATGACGTAGATGGATCGGTGGGATGAATGCCTTCAGCAGAGCAAAGCTGGATTTTTCGTTTcagttgttttgctttgtttttaatggCAAGACAGAAGTGTAGATGCAGTTAACATTTTGAAGATTTAGGCATCGTATTTTTTACCAGTCCTATGAATCTGCTGGAAGAGTGTCATGGAGAAGGCCATGCCAAGTATCTGAAAGAAAGCAAATATTATGGGCTAGCTATAGTGACACCTTCAAAACTGTGCTGATGGTATTTTATCTGAGGATGCCTGAATTTTCTGACACCCAACACTAATCAAATTCCTCCAGCCAAGACTTTCAGcagtgattagtgattttgggtgcccaacagcAGACCCTTAAAGAGGCCTGGCATTCAGAAGGCAGGTGATCAAAATTTGCTGAAAATATATCTCCCTTTAAGGTGCCTCAAGCTGGGTTTCCATAAATCACTGTCACTTTTGAACATCTTGTCCTAGAGGTGTGCCGTGTTGCAAGTTAGCATCAGAAAATCAAAAGAACAGCAAGAAAATCACCTGAGGCCAACATACAACAAATACAGTTGTACAGTATGAGACACACACAGTTATTAGGCCTTGTCTCCTTTTTAAACCGCAAGAAGAAAACATCAGGTCTGACTCATTTTTTTTATTGGCGCCTGTTTGGTCGCTTCTGAGTTACTTTTTTTCCATATGACTGACAATTACAGGGGTTGTCATAAAAAGTCCATATTTGCAACAGATTACACAGTTACCAAAGGGTCAAGTACTGCAAATCATACAATGGGTTTGCACACAGGGTAGTTGATGATCAAATTTGGCCTAAAGTTATATGCTATAAAGTGTAAGGGAAAATCATGCCATCTCAGATAGCACGTTGTGGTTTAAATGAGAGTAATTGCCGGTTTGATTTAAATGTCAACCACTGCAGTAGTGATAATGCAACACTGAACTTTCATCTAGAATCCTTCAACTCCACTACCTGTTCTTATTTGTGAAGACTAGGAAAGCTGGCCTATCTGATGGGTTTGGGAGGCTTTGTTCCTTGATATCTGAGGTTACTCTAAGCATTTCCCACCTGAAGTCACAAAATATTGCGACCCTCCTTGGATCTCTAGCAAGGTGCTCAAAGCTTTCGATAGCTCTGATAACAGCTAACCATTGTAAGAGTCATGAAAGAAATTGAAATAGTTACCAAAATCTTCTGTGTCACACAAGGTGCCATGAAGGCACAAAACTGCTGGCCTTTTAAAAGCACATCTCTCATTCTTCAGTTACCAGACAATAGGGCAGAGCAGGCAGCTTGTTGCTTTTTTCCAAAGCACAGAAGTTACCCTAAAaacctactgaagttaatggagagtTCGCTCTTTTTTGCAGGTCTTTTTAAACTAACCTGTACAACTCAATCACCATAATTTCATTCTATATTCTATAACATGGTTTTATGGCTATAAAAAGCAGATTAATTCTCtaattaaattctataggactttcCCCCTatgtgtttaaataaaataaacatttttaaaatatgctaatTTCACAAGCGGCAGACATGAGTGAATCTCTATGGATGGCCACCATTGTGAATTCAGTGTCCTTCACTGCCGCTTACAAGTGATCCTTGAATGTCAACGTGCACATAACTAGAACATCACTGGACATCATCATTTTCAAAATAGAGACAAAGTAACCTGTCCTCATTTAGAGACAGATAACCAGCCCTGTTTAGCTTAAAGCTTGGACAAGAAATCTGAATTGCTAAGAAAATTAGGTCACTTACAAGCAGCTGGACCAATTTTGTCCTCAAAACATAGGAAAAATATTTTGTCCAAGTTTAAGATCAAATATGGGTAGTACCCAGCTATCCCGCCATCTAGGTCTTTTTATGGTGTCTGAGTGCCAACTGGGTCAAAATTAGGAGGGCTGGAAACCAGAGTTAATCATGCAGTGTTGTCTTAACAGCACTAACAGTGGTGTTATAATAATTATTTTGCATCTGAAAGCACGAGTTCTGCCAGAGGAACAATTATAGCTATTCATGCCCTTTATGGTGGAGTCCATGAAAGTTTGAAAAATGCCAGTTCTCACTATTCCCCAAAATCAAAATATGTAATTTGATTCAACAAATTGAAGAATTAGGGAATAGTTCCTGATTTCATCTAACAGGAAGGATAAATCCGCTGAAACTCCAGGGTCCAGCAAAACTGTAAGCTAAGTTCCAGATTCTAAGCTCTCAGATTCAAACAGGGACCTTGGCTACTTGGTGTAAGGGGCCAGGCAACACTTTTTAGCATGATAAAGATAACTACAATAGTAGTAAGTTAGGGGCTACATGTTAGAGTATAGTATCATCAATACCTGCATTATGAGGATACACATCCCAACTGTCCCGAGAACATGCTTATTATCCTCAAACCACATTTTAACTTTCTCGTAACATccctgaaagagaaaaaaaattctaagtCTTGCCCATTTCATGTGtgcacttaaaaaacaaacaaacaagttaaACTGAGCAAGCATTACCGTTTTCCACACTAAATCAGTAGAATTCCGTCCACAATCTTGGGAATTTTCCATACAGCATCGGTCTGGGACGACGTTTGTCCCCAGGACAGGGAACCAATCAGTATAATCAGTAACCCCACAGCAATGCATCTACAGGCAAAGTACAAAAAGGACCATAAATAGTCTTACCAACAAATGTTTTAAGAAGTTTTACTTCTCTTAACCCACTGTTGGTTTCTTCACATATACACCTCATAATTTGCACTTAGATACCACCTCTCACCTGGAGATCACAAAAAGCACTGACAAATATTTAATGCATCTCACAAACAGCCCTTTGTGGAAAATAAGTTTTATTATATCCATTTTGGAGACACACAAACCAAGACATTGGAACCTGTGATCACTAGGTCAATGGCATACCTGGGAGTGGAAGCCAGTAGTTCTGAACTCCCAtatctctgctctaaccactagaaaaCACTCTGCCAACCAAAACCTCATCTGCAACCACTTTCATTTAAACCCAGAGTCTCTGCTACTTTCAGATTCCAGGTGGCATTTCAGGATTTGTGATTGTAATCCTAACACATcaactccttttcttcctttatctTTCCTATACAGATCATAACCTCCTCTACTGCTATTTCTGTCACATAGCTAGTCCCAATGGATCGCACGAAGAACATCTTACttttatacagcacctttcatcccaaagaaaGGCCAAGGCACTTTATGAATGTAAAGTGATATACAAATGTCTGACTGGTATCAAATCATCTACTTGCCAGTTATGGGACGAGACAGagaaaatattgttaacaaaATGATGTccggctaatttttttttaaataaagaaaatgtgTTACCTCTGCCTGAATGATATTCCATGCGTTCTTCAGCCCCACATTATTTTCTGTATTGTAAAGCTGAAGGCCTTCTTTCAAATCCTTCTTTGCATTCTCATTGACCTGTTTCccatcaaaacaaaacacagccaGCACTGGTTAAAGGGCAGTATCCCACCTGTAAACATACACTGCCTTTACCACCCTGGGATGTACATTTTGACAGATCGCTCACCTGAACATCATTGAGCAGAATCCCCACCTTTAGACCCAAACTCCATTTCACTTTACAATGCGAGGTGTCTGCTGTGGATGCCAATTGCCTGTGAAGCTCTAGTTTTCCTCCTTGCCCAATTCTGGATTTAGTATTGACTGAATTCTTTTGCAGTATGGACGTGTAACAGGAAAGCACAGAGAAGAACCACGCAGCCTCCTCTCTGCTAATGGCTGAGCGCATGTTGGGGTAATAATTTGCcatctttttttccatttaaaaaaatgtatgggggtggggggatgaagcAGATGACAGACAATATGGGCCACCTCCATAGACATGTGTTATATAATCACATGCAACATGCGCACACATATAAGAACAACATTACGCTTCTCTTCACTGTAGATTTAATTCAAGTTATTACTCGAGTGTTGC
Proteins encoded:
- the TSPAN9 gene encoding tetraspanin-9 isoform X2, with translation MARGCLCCLKYMMFLFNLMFWLCGCGLLGVGIWLSVSQGNFATFSPSFPSFSAANLVIAIGTIIMVTGFLGCLGAIKENKCLLLSFFIILLIILLAELILLILFFVYMDKVNENAKKDLKEGLQLYNTENNVGLKNAWNIIQAEMHCCGVTDYTDWFPVLGTNVVPDRCCMENSQDCGRNSTDLVWKTGCYEKVKMWFEDNKHVLGTVGMCILIMQILGMAFSMTLFQQIHRTGKKYDA